From Woronichinia naegeliana WA131, the proteins below share one genomic window:
- a CDS encoding ABC transporter ATP-binding protein, with the protein MAKVVLENLYKSFPSQAGKKTTHPHDSTVASHSPGSTSNAVSVLRSINLSIADGEFMVLVGPSGCGKSTLLRLLAGLEEATGGNIWVGDRLVNQIPPKARDIAMVFQSYALYPHLSVYDNIAFGLRRMNSFQDRSSSSTLPPWLEHSLSGMTRKLPKGLRYRSSQDTAIERQVREVAERLQIEGLLDRLPKQLSGGQKQRVALGRAIARNPQVFLMDEPLSNLDAKLRAETRSQIVKIQRQLGITTIYVTHDQTEAMTMGDRIAVMYQGEIQQLAPPLELYNRPANRFVAEFIGSPPMNFLEMAVESAQLLTHPQFSLTLPESWHSLVRLYPGRSLLLGIRAEDFTLEEAAPEHLVVEVDLVEALGNDTYLLVHLVANPALSLQVRVAPEHRLRLGDRLWLGIAIDKIHLFDAKTEKSLRTL; encoded by the coding sequence GTGGCTAAGGTTGTTCTAGAAAATCTTTATAAAAGTTTTCCGAGTCAGGCGGGGAAGAAAACGACGCATCCCCATGATTCGACGGTCGCTAGTCATTCCCCAGGTTCTACGTCAAATGCGGTGAGTGTGCTGCGCTCCATTAATCTCAGCATTGCCGATGGCGAATTTATGGTTTTAGTGGGGCCATCGGGTTGTGGTAAAAGTACTTTGTTACGGCTTTTGGCCGGATTGGAAGAGGCCACGGGCGGCAATATTTGGGTTGGCGATCGCCTGGTGAATCAGATTCCTCCCAAGGCCAGGGATATCGCCATGGTTTTTCAAAGCTATGCCCTCTATCCCCATCTCTCGGTCTATGACAATATTGCCTTCGGTTTGAGGCGGATGAATAGTTTTCAGGATCGGTCATCTTCGTCAACCCTGCCCCCCTGGTTAGAGCATAGTTTAAGCGGAATGACTCGCAAACTGCCGAAGGGTTTACGTTATCGTTCATCCCAGGATACTGCCATTGAACGACAGGTAAGAGAAGTCGCAGAACGGTTACAAATTGAGGGACTCCTAGACCGTTTACCGAAACAACTGTCAGGTGGCCAAAAGCAACGGGTCGCCCTGGGAAGAGCGATCGCCCGTAATCCCCAGGTTTTTCTCATGGATGAACCGTTATCCAACCTTGATGCTAAATTGCGGGCCGAAACCCGTAGCCAGATCGTTAAAATTCAGCGACAGTTAGGCATTACCACTATCTATGTTACCCACGATCAAACCGAAGCCATGACGATGGGCGATCGCATTGCGGTGATGTATCAAGGTGAAATTCAACAGTTAGCTCCTCCCCTGGAATTGTATAACCGTCCGGCTAACCGCTTTGTGGCCGAATTTATCGGCTCTCCTCCCATGAATTTTCTGGAAATGGCAGTGGAATCCGCCCAATTATTAACCCATCCCCAGTTTTCTCTCACCTTGCCAGAGTCTTGGCATTCTCTAGTCCGTCTTTACCCAGGGCGATCGCTGTTATTGGGAATCAGGGCCGAGGATTTTACCCTTGAGGAGGCAGCCCCAGAGCATCTTGTCGTTGAAGTGGATTTGGTAGAAGCATTGGGGAATGATACTTATCTGTTGGTTCACCTAGTGGCCAATCCGGCTCTTTCCCTGCAAGTTCGTGTTGCCCCAGAACATCGGCTGCGTTTAGGAGATCGTCTTTGGTTGGGAATTGCGATCGACAAGATTCATTTATTTGATGCCAAGACCGAAAAATCTCTCAGAACCCTTTGA
- a CDS encoding leucine-rich repeat domain-containing protein, with protein MGLIRNELTDFSFLKELTALTSLDLSSNELTDVSFLKELTRLTSLDLNSNELTDVSFLKELIGLTSLDLSSNELTEVSFLKELTALTSLNLGFNRLTDVSFLKELTALTSLDLSFNQLTDVSFLKELTALTSLVLWNNELTDVSFLKDLTVLTFLRLGGNELTDVSFLKELTRLTSLDLRNNQIPEIPRWLTEKGLEIEIDDGFANGCINLCDNPIENPPIQIVRQGNEAIRNYYDQIAAQGEDYLYAAKMLIVGEGEAGKTTLAHKIADPDCPLPHIDDRTRGITIHPHLFTTRAKDSSENREFQLNVWDFGGQEMYHATHRFFLSRRSLYVLVADNRKDNTDFNYWLNIIELFAGKSPIIILLNEKDDVQRNINQSEMRSRYPESIKEVVKLNFKTAEETDPNKRQIRLKKIHELINQIEHHAAHLPHIGEPVPAHWVDVKQAVETDERNHIYRQDFDQICHQLEITADQDIDTLLGYFHDLGIVLNFADSSFLKDRVILKPAWATNAIYRLFDNDEIKAKVGRFTRTDCIELWQEKQYQYMHDVLIELMKNFHLVYQIKNTENLVAPQMLPDNTPDYNWEESNNSLMQFRYDFFMPKGILWQFIVNLYRYIENHDWVWRNGVILKRGNSRAEIIENLFERRIYIRLSGKSIAELRAIITDELDTISQSYYSLKYEKMVPCKCSICQLESEPHFFKYSVLKKRQESGKRNTIECEISEEDVSIRLLLEGFDLKPPKEEASVNHSPHISSVPPKKTMKTIRIFLASSAELKDDREQFEIFINRKNKEYIKKEIFLELVLWEDFLDAMSVTRLQDEYNKAIAECDIFVSLFHTKVGKYTEEEFSTAFATFKENNKPFIYTYFKDTPINMSKITSEILSLLNFREKLKELGHFQTIYADINDLKHQFDQQLIKLNPHFDD; from the coding sequence TTGGGATTAATCCGTAATGAATTAACAGATTTCTCTTTTCTAAAAGAACTGACAGCACTCACTTCCCTTGATTTAAGCAGTAATGAATTAACAGATGTATCTTTTCTAAAAGAACTGACAAGACTCACTTCCCTTGATTTAAACAGTAATGAATTAACAGATGTATCTTTTCTAAAAGAATTAATAGGACTCACTTCCCTTGATTTAAGCAGTAATGAATTAACAGAGGTATCTTTTCTAAAAGAACTGACAGCACTCACTTCCCTTAATTTAGGTTTTAATCGATTAACAGATGTATCTTTTCTAAAAGAACTGACAGCACTCACTTCCCTTGATTTAAGTTTTAACCAATTAACAGATGTATCTTTTCTAAAAGAACTGACAGCACTCACTTCTCTTGTTTTATGGAATAATGAATTAACAGATGTATCTTTTCTAAAAGACCTGACAGTACTCACTTTCCTTCGTTTAGGCGGTAATGAATTAACAGATGTATCTTTTCTAAAAGAACTGACAAGACTCACTTCCCTTGATTTAAGAAATAATCAAATCCCAGAAATTCCCCGTTGGTTGACGGAAAAAGGATTAGAAATAGAGATAGATGATGGATTTGCTAATGGATGTATTAATCTCTGCGATAACCCGATTGAAAATCCACCAATACAAATCGTTCGACAAGGCAATGAAGCGATCCGCAATTACTATGACCAGATCGCAGCCCAGGGCGAAGATTACCTTTATGCCGCGAAAATGCTAATTGTCGGTGAAGGAGAAGCAGGCAAAACCACCCTCGCCCACAAAATTGCTGATCCCGATTGTCCTCTACCCCACATAGACGATCGCACCAGGGGCATTACGATTCATCCCCATCTCTTCACCACCAGAGCAAAAGATAGCTCCGAAAATCGAGAATTTCAACTTAATGTTTGGGACTTTGGTGGTCAGGAAATGTACCACGCCACCCACCGTTTTTTCCTTTCCAGACGCTCCTTGTATGTGTTGGTTGCCGACAACCGTAAAGATAACACCGATTTTAACTATTGGCTCAATATTATTGAACTATTTGCGGGGAAAAGTCCTATTATTATTCTGCTCAATGAAAAAGACGACGTACAGCGCAATATTAATCAGTCCGAAATGAGAAGTCGCTATCCTGAAAGCATCAAAGAAGTGGTTAAACTCAACTTTAAAACTGCTGAAGAAACTGACCCAAATAAACGCCAAATACGCCTCAAAAAAATCCATGAGTTGATTAATCAAATAGAACATCATGCCGCCCATTTACCCCACATTGGCGAACCTGTTCCTGCCCATTGGGTAGATGTCAAACAAGCCGTAGAAACCGATGAGCGTAACCACATCTATCGGCAAGACTTCGATCAAATATGTCATCAGCTAGAGATCACGGCGGATCAGGATATTGATACCTTGCTCGGCTATTTTCACGACTTAGGCATTGTGCTAAATTTTGCGGATAGCTCTTTCTTAAAAGACCGCGTTATTTTGAAACCCGCCTGGGCAACTAATGCCATTTATCGCTTATTTGATAATGATGAAATTAAAGCCAAAGTAGGTCGTTTTACTCGCACAGATTGCATTGAGCTATGGCAAGAAAAACAATATCAGTATATGCACGATGTCCTGATAGAATTAATGAAAAATTTTCATCTCGTTTATCAAATTAAAAATACCGAAAATCTCGTCGCTCCCCAAATGCTCCCCGACAATACCCCTGACTATAATTGGGAGGAAAGCAACAACAGTTTAATGCAATTTCGTTACGACTTTTTTATGCCAAAAGGAATTTTGTGGCAATTCATTGTTAATCTCTATCGCTACATAGAAAATCACGATTGGGTCTGGCGTAATGGCGTTATTCTCAAACGGGGAAATAGTCGTGCTGAAATCATTGAAAACCTGTTTGAACGACGTATTTATATTCGATTATCGGGTAAAAGTATCGCAGAACTGCGGGCAATTATTACCGATGAATTGGATACCATTAGTCAATCCTACTACAGCTTAAAATATGAAAAAATGGTTCCCTGCAAATGTAGCATTTGTCAACTTGAATCTGAACCCCACTTTTTTAAATATTCCGTGCTGAAAAAACGTCAAGAAAGCGGAAAAAGAAATACAATTGAATGTGAAATAAGCGAAGAAGATGTTTCTATCCGACTCTTATTAGAAGGCTTCGATCTCAAGCCACCGAAAGAAGAAGCTTCTGTCAATCATTCCCCCCATATTTCCTCAGTACCTCCCAAGAAAACCATGAAAACTATCCGCATCTTTTTAGCCTCCTCAGCCGAATTGAAAGACGACAGAGAACAGTTTGAAATCTTTATTAACCGCAAAAATAAAGAATATATCAAAAAAGAAATCTTTTTAGAGTTAGTCCTCTGGGAAGATTTTCTGGATGCGATGTCAGTCACCCGCCTACAGGATGAATACAACAAAGCCATTGCTGAATGTGATATTTTCGTCAGTTTATTTCATACAAAAGTCGGCAAATATACCGAAGAAGAATTTTCCACAGCCTTTGCCACCTTCAAGGAAAATAACAAACCTTTTATCTATACTTATTTTAAAGATACTCCCATTAACATGAGTAAAATTACCTCTGAAATTTTGAGTTTATTAAACTTCAGAGAAAAACTTAAGGAGTTAGGTCACTTCCAAACTATTTATGCTGATATAAACGATCTTAAACATCAATTTGATCAACAACTGATCAAACTCAATCCCCATTTTGACGATTAA
- a CDS encoding transposase, with product MKVYTELRGKRVYVGDGIKVGKEGRKMPGVKRLHQESEDVSKPEWIRGHYFNALTILVGVGKVCFALPLVLRLDDGIKSKPTQTAEVKGKKKVKTSLVTKMADLCVTYAEAGSYVILDAYFACEPVLKVFRQNALHLITRVRCSTVAYAPFCSVPTLKGRGRPRIWGSSINGTKIID from the coding sequence ATGAAAGTCTATACAGAATTAAGGGGAAAACGGGTGTATGTAGGGGATGGCATCAAAGTGGGAAAAGAAGGACGCAAGATGCCAGGTGTAAAACGACTACACCAAGAATCGGAAGATGTGTCCAAGCCAGAGTGGATAAGGGGTCATTACTTCAATGCCTTGACTATTTTGGTGGGAGTAGGGAAAGTCTGCTTTGCATTGCCCTTAGTTTTACGGCTAGACGATGGCATCAAGTCCAAACCAACCCAGACGGCGGAGGTAAAAGGCAAAAAAAAGGTGAAGACGAGCCTGGTGACAAAAATGGCTGACCTTTGCGTTACTTACGCGGAGGCGGGGAGCTATGTAATTTTGGATGCTTATTTTGCTTGCGAACCAGTGCTAAAAGTTTTTCGCCAGAACGCCTTGCATCTAATCACACGAGTGCGTTGCTCCACCGTCGCCTATGCCCCCTTTTGTTCCGTGCCGACGCTGAAGGGGAGAGGACGACCACGGATTTGGGGGAGTTCGATAAATGGAACCAAAATTATCGATTAA
- a CDS encoding Rpn family recombination-promoting nuclease/putative transposase, translated as MTATAVFAGLVMEPETIKTILRSDMMKESAFYQEILQEGRQEGLQKGLQQGKLKTIPLLKKLGLSIAEIAEELDIDIALVNQFVANQNN; from the coding sequence GTGACTGCAACAGCAGTATTCGCAGGATTAGTGATGGAACCGGAAACGATTAAAACGATTTTAAGGAGTGACATGATGAAAGAATCAGCTTTCTATCAGGAAATTTTACAAGAGGGTCGTCAGGAAGGTCTTCAGAAAGGTCTTCAGCAAGGTAAGCTTAAAACAATCCCTCTACTTAAAAAATTAGGGTTATCGATCGCGGAAATTGCTGAAGAATTAGATATTGATATTGCTTTGGTCAATCAGTTTGTGGCTAATCAGAACAATTAA
- a CDS encoding Rpn family recombination-promoting nuclease/putative transposase, giving the protein MRTDTIFYQLFLTFKPLLFELLGEPIANAEYYQFTSREIKEKAFRFDGIFIPDREDKPIYFVEVQFQNKSDFYWEFIAEINLYLNQYKPVQDWKAVALFAQRHFEVTSLTLYQQDLMNSGRIIPIYLDEVRSDSIGVGLIQLILAQESQAPVLVQQLLQRAKTEIVDPLVTHDIIDLLETVLVSKFAQLSREEIQSMFLLSDIKQTRVYQEAKQEGRQEGRQEGLQEGRQEGEIHLLIRQLSRRFGKISDRRVQVINSLTLEQLDDLGEALLDFGELADLDNWLGLRIGE; this is encoded by the coding sequence ATGCGTACTGACACGATCTTTTATCAATTATTCTTAACATTTAAGCCTCTTCTGTTTGAACTATTAGGAGAGCCGATCGCCAATGCTGAATATTATCAGTTTACTTCTAGGGAGATTAAGGAAAAGGCTTTCCGTTTTGACGGGATTTTTATACCAGACCGAGAAGATAAGCCCATCTATTTTGTTGAGGTACAATTTCAAAATAAGTCTGATTTTTATTGGGAGTTTATTGCTGAAATTAATCTCTATTTGAATCAGTATAAACCTGTTCAGGATTGGAAAGCTGTCGCTCTTTTTGCCCAACGTCATTTTGAGGTGACATCTTTGACTCTTTACCAACAGGACTTGATGAATAGTGGTCGAATTATTCCTATCTATTTGGATGAGGTGCGATCGGATTCCATTGGAGTCGGATTGATTCAGTTAATCCTAGCTCAAGAATCCCAAGCTCCTGTTTTAGTTCAACAATTATTACAAAGAGCCAAGACAGAAATTGTTGATCCTTTAGTGACCCACGATATTATAGATTTATTGGAGACGGTTTTAGTTTCCAAATTTGCCCAATTAAGCCGCGAGGAGATTCAATCGATGTTTTTATTGAGTGATATTAAGCAAACACGGGTCTATCAAGAGGCTAAACAAGAAGGTCGTCAGGAGGGCCGTCAGGAAGGTCTTCAAGAGGGTCGCCAAGAGGGAGAGATTCATTTGTTAATTCGTCAGTTATCTCGGCGGTTTGGGAAGATTAGCGATCGCCGTGTTCAAGTTATTAATAGTTTGACGCTGGAGCAGTTGGATGATTTGGGGGAAGCTCTATTAGATTTTGGTGAGCTTGCGGATTTGGATAATTGGTTAGGGTTGAGGATTGGGGAATAG
- the cax gene encoding calcium/proton exchanger — MLNKNTIFFALLIFLPISLSAHYLHWGETLVFITACIAIIPLAAFMGTATEEIAIVVGPNLGGLMNATFGNATELILAFVALKEGLIDVVKATITGSIIGNLLLVMGFAMFLGGLRYKEQEFRPAAARMNASVMNLAVIALLLPTAVEYTSTGLGEASIQKLSVAVAAVLIMVYGLSLFFAMKTHAYLYDVGVADLETETLEIPTEHYKPNLVLWSLVLLVVTLGVAVESELLVDSLEVATESLGLTSLFTGVILLPIIGNAAEHATAVTVAMKNKMDLSVSVVMGSSLQIAFFVAPVLVIAGWLMGQPMDLNFNPFELVAVVVAVLIVNSISSDGRSNWLEGILLLASYVILGLAFFFHPVLTS, encoded by the coding sequence ATGCTCAATAAAAACACCATTTTCTTTGCCCTTCTTATTTTTCTACCGATTTCCCTCTCGGCCCACTATCTACATTGGGGAGAAACCCTCGTCTTTATCACCGCCTGTATTGCCATTATTCCCCTGGCCGCGTTTATGGGAACTGCCACCGAAGAAATTGCGATCGTGGTTGGCCCTAATTTAGGGGGATTAATGAATGCCACCTTCGGTAATGCCACTGAGTTAATTCTGGCCTTTGTCGCTCTTAAAGAAGGCTTGATCGATGTGGTTAAGGCGACCATTACGGGGTCAATTATTGGTAATTTGTTACTGGTCATGGGTTTCGCCATGTTTTTAGGCGGATTGCGCTACAAAGAACAGGAATTTCGTCCTGCGGCGGCTCGGATGAATGCTTCGGTCATGAACCTAGCTGTGATCGCCCTCCTTTTACCCACTGCCGTCGAATATACCTCAACCGGTTTAGGAGAAGCCAGTATTCAAAAACTCTCTGTGGCTGTGGCGGCTGTACTAATCATGGTCTATGGCCTATCTCTATTTTTTGCCATGAAAACCCATGCCTATCTCTACGATGTGGGGGTAGCCGATTTAGAGACAGAAACATTAGAAATACCGACCGAACACTATAAACCTAATTTAGTCCTTTGGAGCCTTGTCTTATTGGTCGTGACTTTGGGGGTGGCGGTAGAGTCGGAACTGTTGGTGGACTCGTTGGAAGTAGCGACAGAAAGTTTAGGCTTAACGTCCTTGTTTACAGGGGTGATTTTGTTGCCCATTATTGGTAATGCGGCGGAACACGCAACAGCAGTCACAGTAGCGATGAAAAACAAGATGGATCTATCGGTTTCGGTGGTAATGGGTTCTAGCTTACAAATTGCCTTTTTTGTAGCTCCCGTTCTCGTGATTGCGGGTTGGTTAATGGGGCAACCGATGGATTTAAATTTTAATCCCTTTGAGTTAGTGGCAGTGGTCGTCGCTGTCCTTATTGTCAACTCGATTAGCAGTGATGGTCGCTCCAATTGGTTAGAGGGAATTTTACTGTTAGCCTCCTATGTCATTTTAGGATTAGCTTTCTTTTTTCATCCCGTTTTAACCAGTTAG
- the mgtA gene encoding magnesium-translocating P-type ATPase has protein sequence MNKIIPSFWNLPTEKLLEQLHSSPQGLTTSESQKRLIQYGANSLKQKRKSHTFSLLLNQFKSPIILILMGAAILSSFLGDIINSLIILAIVLFSGLLGFWQERGAADAIAKLLAMVEVKARILRDGKLKDIPLDEVVPGDIVQVSAGDNIPGDCLILESQTLSIDEATLTGETYPVAKNVGVLPTETGLSQRTNSLLIGTHVVSGSATAVVVHTGKMTEFGKISERLKLRPPETEFETGIRKFGYFLLEITLTLVALIFAANVYLQRPVLDSFMFSLALAVGLTPQLLPVIVSINLAHGAKQMAKKQVVVKHLPAIENFGSMNVLCSDKTGTLTDGQVNIKSALDVNGQESDRVLFYAYLNAAMESGYINPIDEAIRSHKSFDISAYQKLGEIPYDFNRKCLSILLAKGDEKLLVTKGSLINILDICTDVEQEEGKTIELAPMRSQIQQRAEDLGSQGFRILGVAYRQLTTDKLDPKDETNLTFLGYLALYDPPKSDIKGTIADLARLGVTLKMITGDSHAVATSIAQQVGLEQTKVLTGSDLQKMSAGALLHQVDQVNVFAEVEPNQKERIIVALKRSGNVVGYLGDGINDASALYAADVGISVDTAVDEAKEAADIVLMQKDLNVLLGGLKSGRTTFANTLKYVFMATSANFGNMFSMAGISLFLPFLPLLPKQILLTNLLTDFPEMTIASDRVDREQVSKPRRWDIRFIRNFMLVFGLLSSVFDYLTFAALLFLLHADQAQFRTGWFMESVISASMIVLVIRTHQSILKSRPSRPLFFATIIIVIITLIFPYTPIAGILGFEPLPLEFLLVLALIVGLYIFCAENVKRVFYQHNQ, from the coding sequence ATGAACAAAATTATCCCTAGTTTTTGGAATTTACCGACTGAAAAATTGTTAGAGCAACTTCACAGTAGCCCTCAAGGTTTAACAACGTCAGAATCTCAAAAACGATTGATACAATATGGAGCCAATAGTCTTAAGCAAAAACGCAAATCCCATACCTTCTCTCTCTTATTAAATCAATTTAAAAGCCCAATTATTTTGATTTTAATGGGAGCCGCCATTCTTTCTAGTTTTCTAGGCGATATCATTAATTCTCTGATTATTTTAGCGATTGTTTTATTTAGTGGATTATTGGGTTTTTGGCAAGAACGGGGAGCCGCAGATGCGATCGCCAAATTACTGGCAATGGTGGAAGTCAAAGCACGGATTTTACGGGATGGCAAGCTTAAAGATATTCCCCTGGATGAAGTCGTGCCAGGCGATATAGTGCAAGTTTCAGCAGGAGATAATATTCCTGGGGACTGTTTGATTTTAGAATCGCAAACCTTGTCCATAGATGAAGCGACTTTGACGGGCGAAACCTATCCCGTTGCTAAAAATGTGGGTGTTTTACCAACTGAAACAGGCTTAAGTCAACGAACCAATAGTCTTTTGATCGGAACCCATGTGGTCAGTGGCAGTGCAACGGCGGTAGTTGTCCACACAGGCAAAATGACCGAATTTGGCAAGATTTCCGAACGATTAAAACTAAGACCTCCTGAAACCGAATTTGAAACGGGAATTCGTAAATTTGGTTATTTTTTATTAGAAATAACTTTAACCCTCGTCGCCTTAATTTTTGCGGCCAATGTCTATTTACAGCGTCCTGTTTTAGACTCATTCATGTTTTCTTTGGCCTTGGCAGTGGGATTAACACCCCAATTATTACCCGTGATTGTCAGCATTAATCTGGCCCATGGGGCTAAACAAATGGCCAAAAAACAGGTGGTTGTCAAACATTTACCTGCGATTGAAAATTTTGGTAGCATGAATGTCTTGTGTTCTGATAAGACTGGAACCTTAACCGATGGACAGGTCAATATAAAATCCGCCCTAGATGTCAATGGTCAAGAAAGCGATCGCGTTTTATTCTATGCTTACTTAAACGCGGCGATGGAATCAGGTTATATTAATCCCATTGATGAAGCCATTCGCAGTCATAAAAGCTTTGACATTTCAGCCTATCAAAAACTGGGGGAAATTCCCTACGATTTTAACCGTAAATGTCTCAGTATTCTCTTAGCAAAAGGAGATGAAAAACTATTAGTCACTAAAGGATCATTGATTAATATTCTGGATATTTGCACCGATGTCGAACAAGAGGAAGGAAAAACCATTGAACTTGCACCAATGCGGTCACAAATTCAACAACGAGCGGAAGATTTAGGGAGTCAAGGTTTTCGGATTTTAGGGGTTGCCTATCGTCAATTAACCACCGATAAACTTGATCCCAAAGATGAAACGAATCTCACTTTTTTAGGGTATCTTGCTCTTTATGATCCTCCCAAATCCGACATTAAAGGTACGATCGCCGATCTAGCCCGTTTGGGCGTTACCCTCAAAATGATCACAGGGGACAGTCACGCCGTTGCCACCAGTATTGCCCAACAAGTTGGCTTAGAACAAACTAAGGTATTAACAGGTTCAGATCTTCAAAAAATGAGTGCAGGTGCGCTGTTACATCAAGTTGATCAGGTTAATGTTTTTGCCGAAGTAGAACCGAATCAAAAAGAACGGATTATTGTCGCTCTCAAACGATCGGGCAATGTGGTGGGCTATTTGGGAGATGGTATTAACGATGCTTCCGCCCTCTACGCTGCCGATGTGGGTATTTCCGTTGATACGGCGGTAGATGAGGCCAAGGAAGCGGCGGATATTGTTTTGATGCAAAAGGACTTAAATGTATTGCTCGGCGGCCTTAAATCAGGACGAACGACCTTTGCCAATACGCTCAAATATGTTTTTATGGCTACCAGTGCCAATTTCGGTAATATGTTTAGTATGGCAGGAATTTCCTTATTTTTACCGTTTTTACCTTTACTGCCTAAGCAAATTTTATTGACCAATTTATTAACCGATTTTCCTGAAATGACCATTGCCAGCGATCGCGTTGATCGAGAACAGGTGAGTAAACCTCGGCGTTGGGATATTCGTTTTATTCGCAATTTTATGTTGGTATTTGGGCTACTCAGTTCTGTTTTTGACTATCTTACTTTTGCTGCTTTATTGTTTTTATTGCATGCCGATCAAGCTCAATTTAGAACAGGTTGGTTTATGGAATCGGTTATTTCTGCCTCTATGATTGTTTTAGTCATTCGCACCCATCAATCTATTTTGAAAAGTCGCCCTAGTCGCCCGTTATTTTTCGCCACGATCATCATTGTGATCATTACGCTCATTTTTCCCTATACACCCATTGCTGGTATTTTAGGATTTGAACCCTTACCGTTAGAGTTCCTATTAGTTTTAGCCTTAATCGTGGGACTCTATATTTTCTGTGCGGAGAATGTTAAACGAGTTTTTTATCAACACAATCAATAG
- a CDS encoding Uma2 family endonuclease — protein MITLTKKYTLREYFEQEIQSQTRHEYLDGKIMAMTGGTPTHNRIIANLLVALYTKLKNQSYAVFVTDQRLWIPERQMATYPDIMVTSEPLSYQEGRKDTLVNPVLITEVLSASTANYDREGKFAAYRTIPSFQEYLLISQERCYIEQFHKKDDNWFFKAFETPTIITLKSLQVEVEIADIYNKINFANNN, from the coding sequence ATGATCACTCTCACCAAAAAATACACCCTTAGGGAATATTTTGAGCAAGAAATACAATCCCAAACTCGCCATGAATATCTTGATGGAAAAATTATGGCTATGACAGGAGGAACACCAACTCATAATCGCATTATTGCTAATTTATTAGTCGCCTTATATACCAAGCTCAAAAATCAATCTTATGCTGTTTTTGTTACTGATCAGCGTTTATGGATACCTGAGCGACAAATGGCTACTTATCCCGACATCATGGTGACATCTGAACCGCTTAGTTATCAAGAAGGACGTAAAGATACTTTAGTTAATCCTGTTTTGATTACCGAAGTTTTGTCTGCTTCTACTGCTAATTATGATCGAGAAGGTAAATTTGCTGCTTATCGAACAATTCCTAGTTTTCAGGAATATTTATTAATTTCTCAGGAAAGATGTTATATTGAGCAGTTTCACAAAAAAGATGATAACTGGTTTTTTAAAGCTTTTGAAACTCCTACTATAATCACTTTAAAATCTTTACAAGTTGAGGTAGAGATTGCAGATATTTATAATAAGATAAATTTTGCAAATAACAACTAA
- the hpt gene encoding hypoxanthine phosphoribosyltransferase — protein MAENLTRLISQAEIAQKVKQLAQQIDQDYQGQTLTIIGILKGSFIFLADLVRAIATPLERIEFLQLSSYGSSTVSSGKVTVLQDISPALIHHQHILLVEDIIDTGLSIATVLDRLQTHQPASLKLCTLLNKPSCRQQEVQIDYCGFSIPNHFVLGYGLDLDQKYRQLPAIYYLPKSES, from the coding sequence ATGGCCGAAAATCTCACACGTCTCATTTCCCAAGCGGAAATCGCCCAAAAAGTTAAACAATTGGCTCAACAGATTGATCAAGATTATCAAGGACAAACCCTGACAATTATTGGCATTTTGAAAGGCTCGTTTATTTTTTTAGCGGATTTAGTGAGAGCGATCGCCACTCCCCTAGAGCGAATCGAGTTTTTACAGCTTTCCAGTTATGGTTCCAGTACAGTTAGTTCCGGTAAGGTCACGGTTCTACAAGATATTTCTCCCGCCCTGATTCACCATCAGCATATTTTGTTAGTGGAAGATATTATTGACACAGGACTATCGATCGCTACTGTCCTTGACCGTTTACAAACCCATCAACCGGCTTCTCTCAAACTCTGTACACTACTCAATAAGCCCAGTTGTCGTCAGCAGGAAGTTCAAATTGACTATTGTGGTTTCTCCATTCCTAATCATTTCGTTTTGGGATATGGACTCGATCTGGATCAAAAATACCGCCAACTTCCGGCTATCTACTATTTACCAAAGTCTGAGTCTTGA
- a CDS encoding DUF4926 domain-containing protein, whose amino-acid sequence MNQLKDLDVIALTEDMSATHFETGEPITLYKGQVGTIVMVYDDQAFEVEFANNDGTTYAMETLLPSQLMQLHYQLLEMAA is encoded by the coding sequence ATGAATCAACTAAAAGATTTAGATGTTATCGCTCTTACGGAAGATATGTCTGCAACCCATTTTGAAACAGGAGAACCGATAACTCTCTATAAGGGTCAGGTCGGCACTATTGTGATGGTTTATGACGATCAAGCTTTTGAAGTTGAGTTTGCTAATAATGATGGCACAACCTATGCAATGGAAACACTGCTGCCCAGTCAATTAATGCAATTACATTATCAATTATTAGAAATGGCTGCCTAG